DNA from Nitriliruptor alkaliphilus DSM 45188:
CCCGAGCCGGTCGACCCCGATGAGCGCGACCTCGCCCTACTCGCCGAGGTCGACGACCGCCTCGCAGCCGCCCAGGGGTTGCTCGAGCGGGTGGAGCTGCGCGCGGCCCTCAAGGAGGCGATGGCGGGCGCCCAAGCGGCCAACGCCTACCTCAACGCGCTCGAGCCGTGGAAGACGGCCAAGACCGACCGGGCCCGCACCGCGACCACGCTGTGGGTGGCGCTCCAGGCGATCGCCGGGCTGAACGTGGCGTTCGCGCCGTACGTGCCGTTCGGCAGCGCCGAGCTCGACCGCTGGCTCGGCGGGGACGGCGACCTGAGCGGCCGCGGTTGGTCGCGTCCCGAGGTCGCCGCGGGGACGCAGCTCGGCACGCCGACGCCGCTGTTCCGCAAGGTCGAGCTGCCGACCGAGGTCGACGCCGACTGAGCGGCCGACGCTGGCTGACCGGCCGGGGCCGGTCGGTGGCAGGTGACCGCCCGGCGCGCGTTCCGCCCGACCGACCGGGGTACGAGGGGCTGCGCACGGGGCAGGGTGTCGGTCGACCCCGACCGGAGCCACCCCGTTGGAGTTCGCCGAGCTGTTGCCCTGGATCATCGCGGCGGTCGTGATCGTGGTGATCGTCGCCGTGATCGCCGCCGTGCTCCGCCGCCGCAAGCGTCAGGAACGCAGCGACCGGCTGCGCAGCCGCTACGGCCCCGAGTACGACCGCACCGTCGAGCGCGCGGACTCGCGGACCGACGCGGAGCAGGAGCTCGAGGCCCGGCAGGAACGACACGACCGGATGGCCCTCCGTGACCTCGACGCCGAGGAGCGGCGCAGCCTCCTCGCGCGGTGGGAGGCCCTGCAGGCGAGCTTCGTGGACGGTCCCGCCAGCGCCGTCCGGGGCGCGGACGTGCTGCTCGACGACCTCGCCCGCGCTCGGGGTTACCCCGACGCTCCCGCCGATCGACGTCTCGACGACCTCGCCGTGGACCACTCCGACGAGGTGCACGCTTACCGGCGGGCAGCGAGCGGTGGGTCGAGCGTGGACGACGAGCGCCGCCGGCTGCTGGCTGCCCGCGGTCTCTTCGAGGCACTGCTCGGAGCTCCGGCCGACGACGACCACGAGGACGCTCCTGCGGCGCCGTTCGACGACCATCTGACGCCGGACGGTCGCGAGCCCGACGAGGGCCGGACGCTCGATCTGCGCGATCACGGTGACGAGGACGTCCCGGCCGAGCAACGCGCCGGCGGTGCCGACCCCATCGAGCGTGACCTCCCCGCCGACGGTCCGCGCTCCGAGCAGCAGCCGGTCGACCCGCAGCCTCGTCGCTCCGAGGCGTGAGCAGGCGGTGACCGCGCACCCCCCGGCGAACGGGCGGGGTCGGCCCCGGTCGCACGGGGGTGGCCGCCGGCGAGGAGGGCGGGGGTCGAGTGCGCGTTCCCCCGTCGACCGGCCGGGGGCGTCAGGCTGCGTGTCCTGAAGGTGGTCGGCGCGCGAGTCTGCGCACCACCCACCGACCCTGCGCCCCCCACCCGGAGCGAACCGTGAACCTGACCACCAACGAGATCATCGTCATCGCCGTGGCGGTGGTCGCGGTCCTGGCGATCGTGGCCGCCATCGTGCTGTTCCTCGTGCGCCGTCGCCGTCGCCGCCGCCGGGCCGAGCTCAAGCAGCGGCACGGCGGGGCAGACTACGCCCGCGCGGTCGACCGGGCCGGCAGCGAACGTCGCGCCGAGGAGCAGCTCAGCGACCGCAAAGCCCGTCGCGAGGCGCTCGACCTCCGTCCGCTGAGCTCGGGGGAACGAAGCACCTTCCGTGCCCGGTTCGAGGCCATCGAGACCAGCTTCGTCGACGCGCCGGAGGCCGCCGTCCGGAGCGCCGACTCGCTCCTCGACGAGGTCGCTGAGTGCCGCGGCTACCCGGAGGTCCCTGCCGAGCAGCGGCTCCAGGACCTCAGCGCGGACCACCCCGCCGCCGTCGACCGGTACCGCACGAGCCGTGCCCGCCCGGACCAGGAAGGTAGTTCACCGACCACCGAGCAGCACCGGCAGGCCCTCCTCGGCAGCCGTGTCCTGTTCACCGCGCTGGTCGGTCGTGACCCGGCCGAGCAGGCCGAGGCACCGCCGTCCTTCCGCGACCTCGTCGACGACCGCGACCCGGCCGAGCACGAGCACCGTGACAACGGCCACCGTCGCCACGAGCCGAGTCACCACTGACGCGTCGTGAGCTGCCGGGCGCCGGCGGGTTCCGCCGGCGCCCGGTCACGTCACCGGCGTGTCACTTGATCCCGCTGCTGGCCACGTTCTCGACGAAGTAGCGCTGGGCGAGGACGAACACGGTGACCGGTACCGCGATCGCGATCATCACGCCCGCCATGATCAGGTTCGGGGAGTCCGCTGCCCGACCGCCGAGCTGCTGCAACGACACGGTCAGCACGTGGTTGTCGAGGTTGCCGCCCCCGATCACGATGAACGGCCAGATGAAGCTGTTCCAGGCGTAGAGGAACATGAACGTCGACAGCGTGGCGATCGCCGGCATCGACAGCGGTACGAAGATGCGCCACAGGATCGTCCAGCGCGACGCGCCGTCGATCACAGCGGCCTCCTCGAGTTCCTTCGGGATCGACACGAAGAACTGGCGCATCAGGAAGGTGCCGTAGGCGTTGAAGAAGAAGGGGAACACCAGCGCCGCGAGCGAGTTGATCCAACCGAGGGCGACCATCAGCTGGTACAGCGGGATGATCAGGATCACGAACGGCACCATGATCGACCCGATGTAGACCAGGAAGATCGCGTCCCGGCCGGGGAACTCGATCCGCGCGAAGGCGTACCCGCCGAGGATGGAGGTCAGCACCGTGCCACCCACCACCAGGAGGGTGACCAGCATCGTGTTGGTCAGGCTGCGGTCGAGGCTCTGGACCTCGAGGACGCGACGGAAGTTGTCGGTGTGGACCGCCAGGCTGTCGACGGTCTCGGCGGTCCGCACGTTGGTGCGGGCGGTGTCGGTGGGATCGTCGGGACTGGCGAAGATCCCCTCGGTGGTCGACCCGACCTGGATCAGCTGGCGCTGCTGGCCATCGACCACGACGTCGTACAGCTCGTACTCATCGCCGTCGACCTCGACCGTCTCGGTGTCGAGGAAGCCACCGCGGCGCTCCGCGTCGGCCGTCGGGACCCGTACCGTGTCGCTGGGGTCGGCGGGGTCGGCGAAGACCCCGATCTGGAGCTGCTCGACGAGCACCCGCTCCTGACCGTCGACGCGGTACAGCGGACGGTCCTCGCCGTCGACCTCCGCGGTGTCCTGGGTGTAGGGCAGCAGGCGCGGCGGGTAACGGGTGACGTCGCCGACGTCCTTCAGCGACCCGAACGCGACCACCGCGAACGGGAAGACCATCACGATCCCGAAGGCGGACAGCCCGAGGTAGAGCCCGAGACGGTTGAGGCGGTGGCGCTGGGACGAGCCGCTCACGGATGCCATGGTCAGCTCCCCACATCTTCGCGTTGGCGTCGGAACTGGATCAGGGTGAACAGGAAGATCAGGACGAACAGGACCCAGGCCACCGCCGAGGCGTAACCGAAGGCGAACCGCCGGAAGCCCTGGTCGTAGAGGTAGACCACGGGGGTCAACGTGGAGTTCTCCGGACCGGCGCCGATCGGTGTGGTCGTCGGGAACAGGACCACGTTCTCGCCGAACAGCTGGAGGGTGAGGATGCCCGTGGAGGCGACCACGAAGAACGTCGTGGGTTTGAGCGTCGGCAGCGTCACGTTGCGGAACCGCTGCCATCGGTTCGCCCCGTCGAGCATCGCGGCCTCGTGGAGCGTGGGGTCGACGCCCTGGAGGCCGGCGAGGAACAGCACGGCGTTGTAGCCGAGGAACATCCACGAGAACACGATCACGAGCGAGAACAGCGCGATGTCGGCGTCCGACAACCACTGGAGGCGCGGGTCGGTGACCTCCGGGAGCAGCGGGAGGCCGTTGACGAAGGCGACGGCCCTGCTGATGAGGTAGTTGAGCCAGCCGGTCGTCGCGCTGAACAACTGCCGCCAGATCAGCGCGACCGCGACCACCCCCGCGATCGACGGGATGAAGTAGATGGCCCGGAACACCTTGATGCCCGGCGCCTTCGAGTTCAGGAGGGTGGCGAGGAAGAGCGCCGGGATGGTGGACAGCGGCAGCGCGAACAGCGTGAACACGACGATGTTGCGGATCGAGGTCCAGAACATCACATCGCGTGCCCCGACGACGATGCTGCCGAGGGAGAACCACTCGAAGTAGCCACCCGGCAGTGCCGACGTCGCGCTCTCGCCGGCACCGAGGAACTGCACGTTGAGCGCCAGGATCTTCGCGTAGTTGCCGAGCCCGACGAAGTCGGCATCGCCGAAGGCATCCCACTCGGTCAGCGACACGAAGAGGCTGAACAGGAGCGGACCGGCGAAGAACACCGCGAAGCCGAGCAGGTTGGGCGAGACGAACAACAGCCCGTCGAGCGTGCGTTGGCTGCGGTTGCTGGCCCGCAGGTGGTTGCCCACGTCGCGTTGGAAGGTCCGCCAGGCGAGGTACCAGCTGGTGGTGCCGACGAGCAGGAGCGCGAGACCGAGCGGTCGGGCGGTCCGCGCCAGGAACGTGCCGAGGCCGGGCAGGATCCCGACGGCGATCAGCGCGGCCACGACGCCGAGCCAGGTGATCCAGCGCAGCACCTTCGCCGCCGGACTGGGGCGTCCCTCGCCCGCGACGAGGCCGCCGATGATCCACGCCAGCAGCGCCAGCAGCAGGAACGGCACGCCGCGGCTGAAGGTCGCACCGAGCGCGTCGAGCCCGACGAAGACCCGGTTGGTCTGCAGCAGGGTGACCACCGCGCCGACGAAGGTGAGGTAGTCGGCCGCCAGCGACAGGGTCCGTCCGACGTGCCGTCCCCGGGTGAGCGCGATCGACGAGGTCACGCCCAGCAGGACGAAGGTGACACCCGCCGTCAGCGCGGCGATGCGCGCCGGACCCGCGATCGCCTCGGATCCGAGCACCACGAGGACGGCGACGAGGGCGATGACGGTGTGGACGACACGCCACACCAGCAACCACCGGAGCCACCTCGACGCGTGCAGCACGCGTGGCGGTCGCAAGCTCAGCAAGGCGAACGGGGACACAGGTGCCTCCTCGGGCGGTGAGGGCTCCCTCCCTCGGGGGTGGGCCGTGACCTGGAGAGGCTGGTCACGGCACACCGCTGAGGGCCGGGACGCTGCGCGGTACGGGCTCGCGCAGCGCCCCGGGTCGGGGGTCAGTCGAACGTGGGGTCGAGCTGACCGCAGATCGTGGCCTGGAAGTCCTCGAGCGACTGCGAGCCCGAGACCACGCCCTCGATGGCGGGGGCGAGGATCGTGTCGAACGCGGGCCAGTCGCCCTGCCACAGCGGACCCTCGGGGACGGAGCTGTTCAGCCCGTCGATGAAGGCCTGGTTGTTCGCCGGTGGGGTGTAGGTCAGGAAGGTGTCGATGGTGTCCGGGTCATCGGTGCGCGACGGGATGTTGGCGCCGAGCTCCGCGATCTGGCCCTGGACCTCGCCGTCGGTGAGGCGGGTCAGCAGCTCGAACGCCGCCTCCGGGTGGTCGGTGTTGGCGTTGACCACGTAGGCGCCCCAGAAGGTCCAGTTGACCGCACCGGCGGGACCGGCCGGGACGTTGACGACGTCCCACTCGAACTCCTCGATGGTCCGGTACGCGGGTGTCGACCAGCGGCCGGTCAGCTGCATGGCGACCTGGCCGGCCTGGAACGGAGGCTGCGAGTCCTCGCCGTAGGGCACCGCGAGGTCGTCCTGGTAGAGACCGGTCATGAACTCGAGGCCGAGGATCGCCTCGTCGCTGTCGACCGCGCAGGCGGTGCGGTCGGCGTTGAAGAAGTTGCCACCGGCCGAGTTGATCCAGATACCCGGGTTGGCCCACCAGTTGTTCATGCCGAACCCGTAGATCTCGTCGCCGAGACCGCTGACCGCCTCGCCGACCTCCCGGAAGGTGTCCCAGTTCCAGTTCCCGGCGGCGTCGAGCTCGCGGGGGTCGGGGGCACCTGCTTCCGCGATCAGGTCGAGGTTGAGGTAGAGCCCGAAGGTCGACACGTCACGGGGCAGGCCCCAGAGCGCCTGGCCGGCGCTGCCCGACTCGGGGTCGTAGGTCAGCAGCTCCATCGGGCCGTCGTAGTAGGCGTCGTCACCGGCGTACGCGTCGCTGGCGGCCGCGAGCTCACGTACGTCCAGGATCAGGCCGCGGCTGGCGAAGTCGGCGATGTCGGTCCCCGGGATCCAGAACACGTCGGGAGCGGTGCCCCCGGCGATCTCGGTCCGGAGCGCATCCTGGTACGAGGCGGTTTCGGTCCCTCCCGGCTCGTACTCGAGCTCGACGCCGTCCCAGTCCGCCGCGATGGTGTCGCTGACCGACTGGTAGACGTCGATCTCGGCCTGGTTGTCGGGACGGGTCCGCCAGCGGAGGGCCACCTCGCCGCCCTCACCGGCCGAACCATCGTCGGCCGCGCCGTCGTCGGTCGCGGCCGTGCCGTCGGTGTCGTCAGCTCCATCGTCACCGTTACCACCGCAGGCGGTGAGCACGGTGGCTGCCGCGATGACGGCGGCGAGCGCTCGCTTGGTGCGCATCTCTCCCTCTTTCGTTCTGTGACCCGAACCGGTTCGGATCGGGATCCGCGTGAACCCGCCCCCCCGGGTGGTGGTGCACGCAGCGGCGCCAGGTGGCGCAGCGGCGTCCCGGCCGCTCAGGGCGGCCGGACGTCCTCGGTGTCCGTGCCGACGGTGTGGTGGGTGACCACCTGGACGTCGGGGATCGGGTCGTGCACCGTGGGGTCGGGGCCGCCGACGGCGACGAGCGCCGCGGCCGAGGCCTCCGGGACGGTGTCGTTGATGAACAGCCCCGCCGCGGTCTCCACGCTGGCACGCACCTTGAGCTTGTTGGGCGCCCGGTGCGGCGGCAGGAACTCGAAGCTCAGGTGCCAGTCGGCCGCGGGGTCGCCGTCGACGTCCCGGGGTGCTTCCTGGGCCACCATCAGGTAGGCCATGGGTTCGTCGTAGAGCCGGTCGTAGCGGTGGACCACGTCGCGCAGTGCGATCGCCAGGTCGTGGCGTTCGGCGGTGGTGAGGTCGGTCAGCCGGCGCGCCCCGTGGCGCCGCGCGCGGACGTGCAGCTCGAACGGCCAGTCGGGTGCGAACGGGACGGTCACCGTGAACGAGTCGTTGCTGGCCACCGTGCGCTGCGTCGCGGCGGCGTCCCGCGCTACGACCTCGCAGTGCAGGCAGGCGCCGGCACGGTCCCGGTGCTCACGCAGCGCCGTGACGCGCTGCCCCGCCCCCGGTGGGAGGTGGTCGAGGGCGTAGATCTGGCCGTGGGGGTGGGGGAGGGTCGCGCCGACCTCGTTGCCGCGGTTCTCGAACGGCAGGACGTACCGCAGGCTCGGATCGGCCCACAGCTCGCGGGTCCGGTCGGTCCAGATGGCCACGACACGCGCGAGCTCCCGGCCCGACAGGGTCGCGAGGGACCCCTCGTGGGTCGAGGTGTAGAGCACGACCTCGCAGCGGCCGCGGGCGGGTGCGGTCGGCCCCTCCAGCTCCGGCGCGGCGGGTGGGTCGGCGACCAGGGTGGGCCACCGGTTCTCGAACACCGCGGCGTCGTACGGGAACGGCACCTCGGGACCACCAGGGCACAGGGGGCAGCCAGCGACCGGCGGTGCCGTGGCCTCGACCGCGGGCGCATCGCCCGCTGCGACGACGGGCGGGGCGTCGTCGGCATCCGGCCGCGTGTTGCGTGCCGGCGAGATCGCGACCCAGCGGTCGGTCAGGGCATCGTGGCGCAGGTGGATGGCCGCCGGCGCGGGCGGGGCCCCGTCGCTCGGGAGCTGGTGGCCGGCGTGGGCTCCGTAGAGCGACAACCTGCGGCCATCGGCGTGGCGCAGGTCGGTTCGGGGCAGGGCTTCGGTCTCCACCCCGAGAGCTTCGCTTGGTTTCGAAACCTTGTCAAGAGGTTCCGGATAACTACGTACTATCGGGGCCGTACTTCCGGTTACGAAGCTCCGCGGAGGTCCTCGGGCGTCGGGGTACCGGTCACCACGACACGTTCGCCGGACTCGAACGAGCGGATGGACGCATGCGCCAACTGCAGAGCGCGACGCCCCGCGGTGGCGTGGATCGGCGGCTGCTGGCCCGCTCGGAACGCGGCGAGCATCCGGTCGACGTACACCTCGAAGAGCGCGTGGAAGTCCCGCTCACGATCGTTGAAGTAGCCGGCCTCCCAGACCTGCCGCGTCTCGTCGCCGCTGCGGCTGAGGGTGAACCGCCGCACGGTGTCCTCGACCAGCAGTCGCCCCTCGGTCCCGTTCACCTCCAGGTGGTGGGTGCCCGGGTACGCGTAGGACGTGTCGTAGGAGCCGAGCAGGCTGCCGACGGCGCCCGACTCGAAGCCGAGCGCGATGGCGTGGGACGAGTAGCCACGACCGGTCACATCCGTCATCTGCGCCATCACCGAGCGGATCGGGCCGCACAGGTGCTCGAGCATGTCGAGGCCGTGGCACTGGGTCTCGATGAGGTTGGCGTGCGGGTGCGCGCTGGTACCGGCCTCACCACCGAACCGCCACGTCGCGAACACGATCCGGCCGAGATCGCCGCGCCCGATGGCTTCGGAAGCCAGCACCACGGGGCGGGCGTAGCGGTGGTTGAAGTTGATGGCGAAGAACAGCCCGCGCTGCGCCGCGGCCGCGAGCAGCCTGTCCGCCTCGTCGAGTTCGAAGACGAACGGCTTCTCGACGAGCAACGGGACGCCCGCCTCGATGACCTGCATCGTCGGCTCGAAGTGCGCCTCGTTGGGCAGGCACACGGACACCAGATCGGGCTTCTCCCGGTCCAACATCTCGCTGAGGTCGGCGTACGGCCGGGCCGGGAACTCGGCCGTACGCTCCTCCGCCCGCTCGAGCGTGCGGCCCACGATCGCGCACAGTTCCACGTCGGGCCTCCTGCTGAAGACCCGCGCGTGCTCTCGCCCCCACCACGGGCCGGTACCGACGACGGCGATCCTCAGGCGCTCGACCATGACGTTCTCCGTTCCTCCGGTGTCACGCCGCGACGTGCGCCGTCGGGCGTCGGGCTCAGGCGGGGGGGACCCCGGCGAGGCCCGTGATGGTCCGGGTGCGGTGGTCGAGGACGACCTCCCGTCCGTCACGTGTGACGACCTCGAGGTGCTCGGGGTGGGGCGTGCGGTCCAGCAGCGTGGCGAGCACGGTCACCCAGACCTCCCGGGACGCCGCGCCGACGAGCACGAGGGCGCCACGTCGCACCACGACCGGTGCGCCGTGCAGCGGTCCGCCCTCCGCGGTGGCCAGCACCTCGGTGTCGGGCGCCTCGAGCGTGAACGTCTCGATCCAACCTCCGGCCGGCAGGACCTGGTCGCCGATCCGGACGGCGCTGACGTCCTGCGGGTCGCGGGGCCACCCCGCCGGCGACCCGTGGTGGTCGACCCGGGCACCGAGCCGCCCGGCCAGGTCCGCCGGCAGGGGTCGGTCCACCCACGCGGCGTCGAGGTCGCGCACCAGCGAGCGGGGCCCGAGCACGACCGTGCTGCCGGCATCGAGCGCCGCCTCCAGACGGCGGATCCGGTCGGTGGTGACGGTGTGCAACGCCGGAGCGAGCACGACCGGGTACGCGGCGAGCCGCGAGTCGTCGGGAACCACGTCGACGTCCAGGCCGAGCCGGGCGGCCGCGGCGTGGGCCGTGACCGTCAGCTCGCGGTGGGTCGCGCCAGGCAGGTGGGGCTGCACCTCGAGCTGCCAGCCGTCGAGGTGCGCGAACGGCAGCGCGACGGTCGCCGCCGGGCGGACCGGCGCGGCTGGCAGTTCGGCGACGAGACGGCGGACCTCGTCGGCCGCAGGCGCCTCCGTGCCGTCGTGGCGCAGGACCGCCGCGTGGTGCTGCTCCTGCCCGCGGCGGGCCGCACGCCAGCGGAACAGCAGCGTGGTCTCGATGCCGTGGAGCGCCGCCTGCCAGCACCACAGGCGGACCTGTCCCGGTGGGACGGCGGGGTTGTCAGGCGTCCAGTTCACCGGGCCCGGCTGCTGCTCGGCGATCCACGCGCGGCCCCCACGAGCCTCGGGACCGGCGTCGGTCGGCAGCGCGAGCCCACGCGCCAGGTCGAGGTGGAAGGCGACCTCCGCGGGGCCGTCCAGGCCGTGCGGGTAGCTGTCGATCGCGCCGAGGCCGCTCGGGCGGGCGAGCTCGCGCGGGTCGAGGTCGAGGTCGCCGGCGTAGACGTTGGTGAACACGTCGCGTCCCGGGGCGGCCACTCGGATCAGCTCGCGCTGGGCTGCGACGGCCTGCGCGTGCTGGTGGGACCCGAAGCGGCGGTGAGCGAGCTCGAGCGCCGGGTCGTGGGCCGTGACGGTGGGGACCGGGAGGGCGACGTCGTCGAGCGAGCCGTAGTCGGTCGACCAGAACGGTCCGGCCCAGGCGGCGTTGAGCGCCGCCGCGTCGGGGAAGCGCTCGCGCAGCCACGCCGGGAACGCCGCCCCGCAGGCGTCGCACCAGCAGCGGCCGGTCGCGTGGTTGCCGGGTTCGTTGTCGACCTGCCAGGCGACGATCGCCGGGTGATCGGCGTACCGGGCGAGGAGGTGGCCGACGATCCGGGCGGCCTCCTCGCGGTAGGCAGGGGAGGTCGGGCAGGTGTGACGACGGCTGCCGTGCACGGCGGCACGACCGTCGGCCCCGACCCACGCGATGTCGGGTCGCTCGGCGAGGAGCCAGGCGGGCGGCGTGGCGGTCGGGGTGCCGAGGACGACCTCGAGCCCCGCGGTGTGCAGCAGGTCGAGGACGTCGTCGAGCCAGCCCCACGCGAACCGGTCGCGGGCGGGCTCGTAGGTCGACCAGGCGAACTCGCCGATGCGGACCACGCTGAAGCCGAGGTCGACCATGTGGTCGACGTCGCCGGCCCAGGTCGCACGCGGGTGCTGTTCGGGCTCCCAGCACACGCCGAGCTTCACGGCCTCACCCCGGCATCCTCGCCGGCGAGACGGCCGGCATCCGCGTTGTCCGGGTCGGGCACCCACCGGCCTCCCTCGGCGCGCGGCTCGGTCAGCAGCGCGCGGGTCAGCGCCAACCCGTGGTCGTCGAGGGCCGGCAGCGGGTCACCGCTGACCGCGAGGCCACCGCTGGCCGCCAGGTAGCGGGCCCAACCGTCCCGGTCCTCGACCTCGGCGCGGACGAGGATGCAGTCGGGGTCGTTGGTCCAGAACCGTCCGTGCTGCCAGCTCCGTGCGCGTCCGGCGAGCAGCGCGCCCTGCTGCGACGGCTGGCTGACGTCACCTTCGGGCGGTGTGAACGT
Protein-coding regions in this window:
- a CDS encoding carbohydrate ABC transporter permease; this translates as MASVSGSSQRHRLNRLGLYLGLSAFGIVMVFPFAVVAFGSLKDVGDVTRYPPRLLPYTQDTAEVDGEDRPLYRVDGQERVLVEQLQIGVFADPADPSDTVRVPTADAERRGGFLDTETVEVDGDEYELYDVVVDGQQRQLIQVGSTTEGIFASPDDPTDTARTNVRTAETVDSLAVHTDNFRRVLEVQSLDRSLTNTMLVTLLVVGGTVLTSILGGYAFARIEFPGRDAIFLVYIGSIMVPFVILIIPLYQLMVALGWINSLAALVFPFFFNAYGTFLMRQFFVSIPKELEEAAVIDGASRWTILWRIFVPLSMPAIATLSTFMFLYAWNSFIWPFIVIGGGNLDNHVLTVSLQQLGGRAADSPNLIMAGVMIAIAVPVTVFVLAQRYFVENVASSGIK
- a CDS encoding carbohydrate ABC transporter permease, producing the protein MSPFALLSLRPPRVLHASRWLRWLLVWRVVHTVIALVAVLVVLGSEAIAGPARIAALTAGVTFVLLGVTSSIALTRGRHVGRTLSLAADYLTFVGAVVTLLQTNRVFVGLDALGATFSRGVPFLLLALLAWIIGGLVAGEGRPSPAAKVLRWITWLGVVAALIAVGILPGLGTFLARTARPLGLALLLVGTTSWYLAWRTFQRDVGNHLRASNRSQRTLDGLLFVSPNLLGFAVFFAGPLLFSLFVSLTEWDAFGDADFVGLGNYAKILALNVQFLGAGESATSALPGGYFEWFSLGSIVVGARDVMFWTSIRNIVVFTLFALPLSTIPALFLATLLNSKAPGIKVFRAIYFIPSIAGVVAVALIWRQLFSATTGWLNYLISRAVAFVNGLPLLPEVTDPRLQWLSDADIALFSLVIVFSWMFLGYNAVLFLAGLQGVDPTLHEAAMLDGANRWQRFRNVTLPTLKPTTFFVVASTGILTLQLFGENVVLFPTTTPIGAGPENSTLTPVVYLYDQGFRRFAFGYASAVAWVLFVLIFLFTLIQFRRQREDVGS
- a CDS encoding beta-galactosidase produces the protein MKLGVCWEPEQHPRATWAGDVDHMVDLGFSVVRIGEFAWSTYEPARDRFAWGWLDDVLDLLHTAGLEVVLGTPTATPPAWLLAERPDIAWVGADGRAAVHGSRRHTCPTSPAYREEAARIVGHLLARYADHPAIVAWQVDNEPGNHATGRCWCDACGAAFPAWLRERFPDAAALNAAWAGPFWSTDYGSLDDVALPVPTVTAHDPALELAHRRFGSHQHAQAVAAQRELIRVAAPGRDVFTNVYAGDLDLDPRELARPSGLGAIDSYPHGLDGPAEVAFHLDLARGLALPTDAGPEARGGRAWIAEQQPGPVNWTPDNPAVPPGQVRLWCWQAALHGIETTLLFRWRAARRGQEQHHAAVLRHDGTEAPAADEVRRLVAELPAAPVRPAATVALPFAHLDGWQLEVQPHLPGATHRELTVTAHAAAARLGLDVDVVPDDSRLAAYPVVLAPALHTVTTDRIRRLEAALDAGSTVVLGPRSLVRDLDAAWVDRPLPADLAGRLGARVDHHGSPAGWPRDPQDVSAVRIGDQVLPAGGWIETFTLEAPDTEVLATAEGGPLHGAPVVVRRGALVLVGAASREVWVTVLATLLDRTPHPEHLEVVTRDGREVVLDHRTRTITGLAGVPPA
- the galT gene encoding galactose-1-phosphate uridylyltransferase, which codes for METEALPRTDLRHADGRRLSLYGAHAGHQLPSDGAPPAPAAIHLRHDALTDRWVAISPARNTRPDADDAPPVVAAGDAPAVEATAPPVAGCPLCPGGPEVPFPYDAAVFENRWPTLVADPPAAPELEGPTAPARGRCEVVLYTSTHEGSLATLSGRELARVVAIWTDRTRELWADPSLRYVLPFENRGNEVGATLPHPHGQIYALDHLPPGAGQRVTALREHRDRAGACLHCEVVARDAAATQRTVASNDSFTVTVPFAPDWPFELHVRARRHGARRLTDLTTAERHDLAIALRDVVHRYDRLYDEPMAYLMVAQEAPRDVDGDPAADWHLSFEFLPPHRAPNKLKVRASVETAAGLFINDTVPEASAAALVAVGGPDPTVHDPIPDVQVVTHHTVGTDTEDVRPP
- a CDS encoding ABC transporter substrate-binding protein; its protein translation is MRTKRALAAVIAAATVLTACGGNGDDGADDTDGTAATDDGAADDGSAGEGGEVALRWRTRPDNQAEIDVYQSVSDTIAADWDGVELEYEPGGTETASYQDALRTEIAGGTAPDVFWIPGTDIADFASRGLILDVRELAAASDAYAGDDAYYDGPMELLTYDPESGSAGQALWGLPRDVSTFGLYLNLDLIAEAGAPDPRELDAAGNWNWDTFREVGEAVSGLGDEIYGFGMNNWWANPGIWINSAGGNFFNADRTACAVDSDEAILGLEFMTGLYQDDLAVPYGEDSQPPFQAGQVAMQLTGRWSTPAYRTIEEFEWDVVNVPAGPAGAVNWTFWGAYVVNANTDHPEAAFELLTRLTDGEVQGQIAELGANIPSRTDDPDTIDTFLTYTPPANNQAFIDGLNSSVPEGPLWQGDWPAFDTILAPAIEGVVSGSQSLEDFQATICGQLDPTFD
- a CDS encoding Gfo/Idh/MocA family protein; the protein is MVERLRIAVVGTGPWWGREHARVFSRRPDVELCAIVGRTLERAEERTAEFPARPYADLSEMLDREKPDLVSVCLPNEAHFEPTMQVIEAGVPLLVEKPFVFELDEADRLLAAAAQRGLFFAINFNHRYARPVVLASEAIGRGDLGRIVFATWRFGGEAGTSAHPHANLIETQCHGLDMLEHLCGPIRSVMAQMTDVTGRGYSSHAIALGFESGAVGSLLGSYDTSYAYPGTHHLEVNGTEGRLLVEDTVRRFTLSRSGDETRQVWEAGYFNDRERDFHALFEVYVDRMLAAFRAGQQPPIHATAGRRALQLAHASIRSFESGERVVVTGTPTPEDLRGAS